Proteins from one Nerophis lumbriciformis linkage group LG08, RoL_Nlum_v2.1, whole genome shotgun sequence genomic window:
- the LOC133611616 gene encoding tubulin beta-4B chain-like isoform X1, with the protein MREIVHIQAGQCGNQIGAKFWEVISDEHGIDPTGTYHGDSDLQLDRINVYYNEATGGKYVPRAILVDLEPGTMDSVRSGPFGQIFRPDNFVFGQSGAGNNWAKGHYTEGAEVVDSVLDVVRKESENCDCLQGYQLTHALGGGTGSGMGTLLISKIREEYPDRIMNTFSVVPSPKVSDTVVEPYNATLSIHQLVENTDETYCIDNEALYDICFRTLKLTTPTYGDLNHLVSSTMSGVTTCLRFPGQLNADLRKLAVNMVPFPRLHFFMPGFAPLTSRGSQQYRALTVAELTQQAFDAKNMMAACDPRQGRYLTVATIFRGRMSMKEVDEQMLNVQNKNSSYFVEWIPNNVKTAVCDIPPRGLKMAVTFIGNTTAIQDMFKRISEQFTAMLRRKAFLHWYTGEGMDEMEFTEAESNMNDLVSEYQQYQDASAEDEGEGEEDAEED; encoded by the exons ATGAGAGAAATTGTTCATATTCAGGCTGGCCAGTGTGGAAACCAGATTGGTGCCAAA TTCTGGGAAGTGATTAGTGACGAGCATGGCATTGATCCCACGGGGACCTACCATGGAGACAGTGACCTGCAGCTGGACAGGATCAACGTTTACTATAATGAAGCGACAG GAGGCAAATATGTGCCGCGTGCTATTCTTGTGGACTTGGAACCAGGCACCATGGACTCTGTGAGATCTGGACCGTTTGGCCAGATATTTCGACCTGACAATTTTGTGTTTG GTCAGAGCGGTGCTGGTAACAACTGGGCCAAAGGTCATTACACCGAGGGAGCTGAGGTGGTGGACTCGGTCCTGGATGTTGTGCGCAAAGAGTCGGAAAACTGCGACTGCCTGCAAGGTTACCAGCTCACACATGCTCTCGGCGGTGGAACAGGATCAGGCATGGGAACCTTGCTCATCAGCAAGATCCGTGAGGAATACCCCGATAGGATCATGAATACGTTCAGCGTGGTGCCTTCGCCTAAG GTGTCCGACACGGTGGTGGAGCCGTACAACGCCACCCTGTCCATCCACCAGCTGGTTGAGAACACGGATGAAACCTACTGTATCGACAACGAGGCTCTCTACGACATCTGTTTCCGCACGCTCAAGCTGACCACGCCCACTTACGGAGACCTGAACCACCTGGTCTCCTCCACCATGAGCGGAGTCACCACCTGCCTACGCTTCCCGGGTCAGCTCAACGCCGACCTCCGAAAACTGGCCGTCAACATGGTGCCTTTCCCCCGTTTGCACTTCTTCATGCCGGGCTTTGCCCCCCTGACCAGCAGGGGGAGCCAGCAGTACCGAGCTCTAACCGTGGCCGAACTCACCCAGCAAGCGTTCGACGCCAAGAACATGATGGCGGCGTGTGACCCGCGTCAAGGCCGCTACTTGACCGTGGCCACCATTTTCCGGGGGCGCATGTCCATGAAGGAGGTGGACGAGCAGATGCTCAACGTGCAGAACAAGAACAGCAGCTACTTTGTCGAGTGGATCCCCAACAACGTCAAGACCGCCGTCTGCGACATTCCTCCCCGCGGCCTCAAGATGGCCGTCACCTTCATCGGCAACACCACCGCCATCCAGGACATGTTCAAACGTATCTCTGAGCAGTTCACAGCCATGCTGCGTCGGAAGGCTTTCCTGCACTGGTACACGGGCGAAGGCATGGACGAGATGGAGTTCACCGAAGCCGAGAGCAACATGAATGATCTGGTGTCCGAGTACCAGCAGTACCAGGACGCCAGTGCGGAGGATGAAGGGGAAGGCGAGGAGGATGCCGAAGAAGATTAA
- the LOC133611616 gene encoding tubulin beta-4B chain-like isoform X2, with protein MREIVHIQAGQCGNQIGAKFWEVISDEHGIDPTGTYHGDSDLQLDRINVYYNEATGGKYVPRAILVDLEPGTMDSVRSGPFGQIFRPDNFVFGQSGAGNNWAKGHYTEGAEVVDSVLDVVRKEVDEQMLNVQNKNSSYFVEWIPNNVKTAVCDIPPRGLKMAVTFIGNTTAIQDMFKRISEQFTAMLRRKAFLHWYTGEGMDEMEFTEAESNMNDLVSEYQQYQDASAEDEGEGEEDAEED; from the exons ATGAGAGAAATTGTTCATATTCAGGCTGGCCAGTGTGGAAACCAGATTGGTGCCAAA TTCTGGGAAGTGATTAGTGACGAGCATGGCATTGATCCCACGGGGACCTACCATGGAGACAGTGACCTGCAGCTGGACAGGATCAACGTTTACTATAATGAAGCGACAG GAGGCAAATATGTGCCGCGTGCTATTCTTGTGGACTTGGAACCAGGCACCATGGACTCTGTGAGATCTGGACCGTTTGGCCAGATATTTCGACCTGACAATTTTGTGTTTG GTCAGAGCGGTGCTGGTAACAACTGGGCCAAAGGTCATTACACCGAGGGAGCTGAGGTGGTGGACTCGGTCCTGGATGTTGTGCGCAAAGA A GTGGACGAGCAGATGCTCAACGTGCAGAACAAGAACAGCAGCTACTTTGTCGAGTGGATCCCCAACAACGTCAAGACCGCCGTCTGCGACATTCCTCCCCGCGGCCTCAAGATGGCCGTCACCTTCATCGGCAACACCACCGCCATCCAGGACATGTTCAAACGTATCTCTGAGCAGTTCACAGCCATGCTGCGTCGGAAGGCTTTCCTGCACTGGTACACGGGCGAAGGCATGGACGAGATGGAGTTCACCGAAGCCGAGAGCAACATGAATGATCTGGTGTCCGAGTACCAGCAGTACCAGGACGCCAGTGCGGAGGATGAAGGGGAAGGCGAGGAGGATGCCGAAGAAGATTAA